The Candidatus Eisenbacteria bacterium genome includes the window GTTGCAAACCACGCAGGGGTTCGGTGTGCGTCCGGCGAGATACTCCCGGCGGAAGGGCTCCATCACTTCGTCCCGGAAGATCTCGCGCGCGTCCAGCACGTGGTGCGGAATCCCGAGCGCCTCCGCGACGCGCGCCGCGCCGCCGAGCGAGTCCTCTTCCGGTCCGCCCTCTCCTTCGGCGCCGCAGAGATGGCGGATGGTGAAGGCGACGGTCCGGCATCCCGCCTCGCGGAGAAGCCAGGCGGCGGCGGAGCTGTCCACCCCCCCGCTCAGGGCGACGGCGACCCGTTCCCCCGCTCCGGGCATCCGGTTTTCGCTTTCACCGCTCATTCCGATTTCCTGGTGCGTCCGAAGAAAAGCCCCGCCTCCCGAAGAGGCGGGGCATGCAACCCGCGGCGGGAGTCTTCCGCCGAAACGGTCGGATCAGTCGCCGTATTCCTCGAGCTTCTCGTATTCCGCCTTCCGCCGGAGAGCGTCTTCCCGCTCGATCAGCTGCTCCTGCCTCGGAATCTGGCGTTCCGCGTAAGGGGACCAGATCGGATCGCTCAGAGTGACCGCCTTCTCGAACTTGGCGATCGCCTGCTCGTACTTCTTCTGTTTCTCCAGGATGTCGCCCCAGACGCACCAACCCCGGGCGTTGTTCGGGTTCAGCTCGAGACCGCGGCTCACGTTCTGAATCGCCCCGCTCAGGTTCTTGATCTTGTCGCTCGCCTGCAGATCGGCGAGCCGGATGAAAGCCTCCGAGCTGGACGGGTCCTGCTGAATCAGACGCTCGTAGGCGCCCGCCGCGGCGAGGGTGTCCCCGGTGTGCAGGTTGGCGACGGCGAGGCTCCGCACCCAGTTGGCGTTGTCCGGCTCCAGGTCGGCGAGGCGGGCGTAGAGTTCCGCGGCGCCGCCGAAATCCTCCATCTCGACGCGCAGCCGGGCGACGTTCTTCATGAGTCGGGCGTTTTCCGGGTCCTTCGCCAAAAGGGTTTCCTGAGAGGCGAGCAGCTCGTCGGTTTTGCCGAGCTTGTTGTAGATCGCCGACAGCTTCTGCTGGATGTCCTCGTTGTCCGGCTCCGCCTCGAGCGCCTTCTCGTATGCGACCTGCGCCTCTTCCCAGCGCTCCTCCTTCTCGTAATAGAAGGCGAGGTCGGTCTGAAGCCGGGTATCCTCCGGATCGACCTGGATCGCCCGCTGGATCTGGACGGCGGCGTTGGCGTAGTCTTCGCGATCCGCGTACGCCGCGGCGAGACGGGCGAATCCGTCCGCGTCGTCGGGGAATTTAGCCGTGTAACGTTGATAAAGCTCAAAAGCCTCGTCGTAACGCTCCTGGGCGCGCACCGCGAAAGCGAGGTTGGTGTAGGCCACCTTGTTGTCCGGCTGGATCCGCACCACCTCGCGATAAGCCTCCTCCGCCTGGGAGTAGAGTTCGCTGTCCAGGTAGTGCTTGCCGCTGTTCATCAGGCGGGTCACCCTGGTGTCCTCGTCCACGGTGCCGTCCTTCTCGAACTCCATCACGTCCTCGTGCACCTGCTGGCAGGCGGCGAAAAGGAGCGCCGCGGCGGCGAAGAGAACGGCGAAGAGCAATGCTCGACGCTTACCGGTTTTCATTTCTCGTCTTCCCTCCCTGAAAGAAGCGCAGTTCACGATCGGATTCCATGGGGATGTACGGAAAAACTGTACAGACGCCTTCCCGGTCCGTCAACGGCCGAGCCGCCGTTCCGCGTCGGAGATGTTGACGCGGAGCCGGCTCGCCAGGCGGTGGCGCGGGTCCGTTTCCAAAGCCCGCTTCCACTCGCGAATCGCCTCCTCGAAGATTCCGGCCCGGGCGAAGAGGACGCCGAAGCCGAATCGCGCCTCCACGCAGCGGGGATCGATCTCCAGGGCGCGCCTGTACTCCTCCGCGGCCCGCTGAGTCTCCTTTTGCCTCTCCTCCGGTTCCGCGGCGATCTCGCCGCTTTCCGCGAGGAAATCGGCGTAGAAGGCGCGGGCGAGAGGATCGAGAGGCCGGGCGGCGAGGAAATCGCGGAAAGCCTTGTCCGCCTCTTCCCGCCGATTGAGTTCGGCCAGCACGTAGGTCAGGTTCACGAGCACCGGAAGATCGGCGGCGGCCCGGAGCGAGCGCCGGTACCTTTCAATCGCCTCGTCGTGCAGCTGCATGTCGTAGTACGCGTTCCCCAGCTTAAAGAGGATCTCTGCGGAATCCGCGTCCACGCCGAGGAGCGCCTCATAGGCGTCGACCTTCTGGGCCGGACTGGTCAGCGTTTCAATGGCGTCGAAGTCGACCGCCGCCGCGAGGGCGGGAATCGCGAGAAGAATCCAGATGGCGAGGTTTCGTGCTGTCCGAACCATGGGGACGACCGTTCCTTTCCCTGTTTCCTTTTCCACCGGCCTGGGGATCGGCCGGTTCCCGCTCTCCGCGGGAGGCGAAGCCGGGAGCACGGCCGGTTCCGGGAGGTAGCCGTGCCTATCGCCAATAACCAGAACATGTTAAGCCTACCCGTCCTCGCCGTTTCTGTCAACCGCAAAGGGGCGGCTCGACTTTGCTCCCTTTCTCCGCGGCGGCCGCGCCGTGACGATCAAGCGACGGGAAAAGGTGACGGATCGCCGGATCGGGGGAAACGGTGCCCTTCGCCCGAACGGGAGAGGATCGCGTGGGGATGGGGACGCGGGGGCTGGGCGCGAAGGAACCGGAGGACTCTGGAAAGGGTAGGCGCCCCACCGGCTTGAATGCTAGGATGGCGGCCGGGAAAGTGGGCGGCGGCTCGCGCCGACCACACAGTCCGGGGAGGCGGAGGATGCACGTCGCTCTACTTCATCCGCTCGGCATGCGCGGCATCGGCCGCTACACCCACAACCTGGCGAACGCGGTGGCGCCTCGGGTCGATCGTTGTTCCCTGCTCACGTCGAGCCGTTTCGAACTCCGCGATCTTCCGCGCGCCTATCGATGGGAGCCCCTCTTCCACCTCTGGGACGTGGGAGCGAGGGACAATCGTTCCCTGACCCCCGGCGAACGGCTTCTCCGGCCGGCGGAAAGAATCACCCGTTTCCTGCGGTATGACCGATCGTACAGGCGGGCGACGGCGTGGGTGCGGCGCGAGCGCCCCTCGGTGATTCACACGCAAGAGATTCTATTCTGGTGGGAAGCGCGGCACCTTCTCCGAATGGGAACGGATGGAACGCGTCTCGTCATCACCTGCCACAACGTGGAAGACCTGGGGTCGCGAGCCGGTGAAGAGGGGGGCGACTCGTCGTGGATGCGCCGAAGCATGGACCGGCTCTACACGCGCGCGGCGGCGGTGATCGTGCACGGCGCAGCCAACCGCGAGGATTTCATCCGGCTCTACCCGGAGGCGGCGGAAAAAGTCTGGGTCGTGCCGCATGGATGCGAGCCGCCGCCCGATCCCAACCCGGAGGCCCGCGCTCGTGGTCGCCGCCGCTGGGGGGTCGGCGACGACGAAATATTAGCGGTCAATTTCGGTGAGGTGAAACCCTACAAGGGGCTGGAGACGCTCATCGACGCGGCGGGGCTCCTCGCCGCGGGAAACGCACCGGTTCGAATCGTCGTGGCGGGGCTTCCCATCGACCCGGCCTACGGCGCCGCCTTGGAGGCGCGCCGCGCCGCTCTCGACGCCGGCGCCGGACGTTTGACCCTGGACTTCCGCTACATCCCCGGCGATGAGGCGAGCGACCTCCTCCGGGCGGCGGACCTCTGCGTGCTCACTCACAGACGCGCCTACCAGAGCGGTGTTCTCGCGCTCGCTTTCACGCACGGCCTCCCGGCCGTGGTGAGCGACGCGGGAGCCCTCGGCGAGACGGTCCGCGAGACGGGCGCCGGCGTAGCCGTGCCGGCGGGAGACACGGCCTCCTTCGCCCGAGAGATTCTCCGGCTCGCCTCCGACGGATCGGAGCGGAAACGCATGGCCGCGGCCGCGACGCGCGCCGCGTCGGGACCGCTTTCCTGGGAGGAGTCGGGACGCCGAACCATGGAAGTCTATAAGAAAATCCTCTGATGGGTTTCCATCCGCTGAGCGCGCCGCCCCGCGTCCGGGCGGCGGACTCCGTCACGGGCGGATCAGGAGAGCGTGAGCGCGACCGCGCCGGCGGCCGCGACGGCGAGACAGTACCAACCGAAACGGTCGATCTTTCCCGCGAGCACGATGCCCACCAAAAAGCGGAGCGCCAGGTATCCGGAGAGGATCGCCACCGCCGTTCCGGCGAGGGCGGGGAGAAGCACGCCGCCGGCGGCCGCCTCGGCCCCCAGATCGCGCGCGGTGAGGAGGGCGGCGCCCAGAATGGCCGGCACCGAGAGCAGGAAGGAGAACTCCGCCGCTTCCTTTCGCCGGAGCCCCAGAAAGAGGGCCGTCGCGATGGTCGCGCCGGACCGGGAGATCCCGGGAAGGATGGCGATCGCCTGGGCGACGCCGATCAGAAAAGCGATCCGGTAGGTGAGCTCCCTCTCCCGTTTGGGCGCGAGGCGGGTCAGCAGAAGGATCACGCCGGTCACCGCCAAGGCGATCGTCGTCGGCCCGGGCCGCTCGAAAAGCTCCTCGATCCGGTCCTTGAGGAAAACGCCCGCGAATCCCGTCGGGACGAGGCCGGCGACGATGGCGATTCGGTAACGATTTCGCGCGCGGTCGAATCGCGGCCGCAGAAGGTCGATCACCTTCTCCCGGTAAAAGAAGAGGACCACCAGCGCCGTGCCGACGTGGAGGAGCACCTCCATCAGGATGCCCTCGGCGTGCACGCCGAGCACCGCCTGCCCCAGCACCAGGTGCCCCGAGCTGGAAACGGGGAAAAACTCGGTTAATCCCTGAATCAATCCGAGAATGAGCGCGGCGGCGAATCCCATGTCAGGACGGACTCCCGAGCAGAATCGCGAGCATGGCGACGATCATCTGCCCCTTCAGGATGCGAGAGAGACGAACCAGGTTTCCGCGATCGGGGCGGATCCAACATCGGATCATCCCCCACGCGAGGAGAAGATCCACGCCGACGGCGAACACGAAAAGATAAACCCAGTTGTAATCGCCGAGGAGAAAGGGGATCGGCGTGAGAATCACGAGACCCGCCAGAGGCGCGGCCGAAACGCCGATCGCCCGGCGGTCGCCGAGCCGGAGCGGCAGTGTGGCACGCCGCCCGGAGCCGTCCCCTTCGCGGTCGGCGACGTCCTTCACGATCTCCCGCCCCAGGTGGAGGAAGAAGGCGAAGAGCGCCGGGTAAAGGCCCGCCCGCGGGTCTCCGCCGAGCCAGGCGCCGAAGAGAAGCGCCGAGCCGCCCAGAGCGGCCACGATCAAATTCCCCGGAAGGCCGCGCCCCTTCCCCACGCGTTCGTACGCGACGAGGAAAACGCTCCACAGAAGGAACACCGCGAGGGGGATCGGGCCGGCGACGGCGCCCGCCGCGGTCGCGCAAGCGAGCAGAAGGATTCGGAGCCCGCCGGCGGCCCGCATCGAGAGGGCTCCGGACGCGAGAGGTCTCTCCGGGCGGTTCACCCGGTCGATCTCCCGATCGTCCATGTCGTTCCAGACGTAGAACCCGGCCGCCAAAAGCACGGCGCCGGCGATCCCGAAGACGACGACGCGCGCCTCCCCTCCCCCACCGGCGAGAAACCAGGCGAAGAGAAGGGCGGCGGCCAGAAGGGCCAGGTTGCCCGGCCGAACGATGATCCACGCCGCGCGCATCGCGCTCCCTTCGTTCCCGATTCTTTCAGAGAGAAACATTCCGTTCCGGGTCACTCCGCCGGCTCTTTCTCTCCGGCGGATCCCCCCAATTCGGCGGGGAGAAAAGTGAGTCTCGACCCGGAGAAGGCCGCCCCGTCGGAGACCGCCGACGCCGGAAGGGTGCGCTCCTGCAGAAGCCTGTCCGCGGTTCGATACGCCTGCCGCGCCTTATCCCCCGCCCCCTTTTTATCGTAGGCGATGCCGAGCACGTAGTAGGGGCGCTCGTCGCCCGGGTTGATCGCGATCGCGTGCTCCAGCGCCGCGATCGCGTCTTCCACGTTCTCCTGCTTGTTCTCCGCCACGCCCAGATAATAGAACGCCTTGGCGTTGTCCGGATCGAGGGAGAGCACTTTGTTCATCTGTTTCCGCGCCCGGTCGTAGAGACCGCGCCGGATGTAGGCGCGCCCGAGCAGATAGTGCGCCTTGATGTTGTCCGGCTCCGCATCCAGCGCGATCCGAAACTCGCGGATCGCCTCCTCGAAGGAGCCTTGGTCGTGATAGATCATGCCGATGTTGAAGTGGGCCTCCACGTTCTTCGGGTCGAGCCGGAGCGCCTCCTGAAATTCGGCCAGCGCCTCCCGGATCATCTTCTTCTCTCCGTACACGGCGCCGAGGTTGAGGTGCCACTCCGCGCGTTCCGGCTCGGCGCGGATCGCCCGCCGGAAGTGGGTGAGCGCAAGATCCACGTCGCCGTTCCTGTCGTGGAGAAGGCCGAGGTTCGCGTGGGCGCGGGCGAACTCGGGGTCCAGCTCGAGGGCGCGACGATACGCCTCGATGGCGTCGTCGTTCCTCTCCTGGCGCGCCCGGAGAATGCCGAGCGCGTAGTGGCAGAGGGGAACCTCCGGGTTCCCGTTGACCATGTGGAGGGTGAGGCGTTCCGCCTCGTCGATCCTGCCGAGGGCGAGCAGCGACTTGACCAGCCCGAGCTGCACGTCCAGGTTGTCCGCCGCCGCCGCCGCGGCCTCCTCGAGACGGACCACCGCCTCCTCGAAACGCCGCGCCTTGCGGAGAAGCCGGCCGGCGCGCACGCGGAGCCACACATTATCCGGATCGACATCGATCAGCCGGTCCAGATACTCGAGCGCCCTCTCGTAACGGCGTTCCCCTTCGAAATAGAGAATGACTTCCTCGAGCAGCTCCCGATTACGGGGCTCCTGCTCGAGTTTCCGAAGAAGAGGACCGCCCTCTTTGTCCCTCTCTTTTCTGGAGAACAGGCGAAAGCCCATCGGCACCTCCCGGTTCGTGGGATCCTCCTGTTTATACCAGTTTCGAGGCCTCCGGCATACCCCTGAAATCCGCCCTCCCGGCGGCGTGGAAGGGCTTCCGGCGCCCTCCGGGAATGGGGGACCCCCGTCCCCGGTTTCCGGCGTTGCCCGGGTCCGATCAGGAGAGGTGTGTTTCCGGCGGTCTACTCGTTCTCGAAGGGATCGCGCAGCCAGAGAGATTCGCCCCAACTCCCGGCCTGATAGAGGGAGGGAACGGTCCGGTACTGGACCCGCATGAGGAATTTGTCGCTCGGGCGGTAGCTGAGGGTAAAACCGGGGAGAAAGCGCCCTCCCTCGTCCGGCTCGCCGAAGGTGCGCCGCAGAGGAGATGTGTACTCGTAGCCGAGGAGAACGGTCAGCGTGAGAGGATCGGCGAGCTGGTAGCTGAGACGGTTTTGATAGAGGCCGCTCATCCCGGCACGGCCGGAACCGGAGGCGTAAACAAAGGAAACGCTGTTGGAAAGGGAGAGTTTCGTGGGGTCGAGGATGCCGCTGAGCGATTGGGAGGGGAGTCGAAAAACGCTCGGCGGCGACGCCGACGACGAGCCGGCGAAGACCCGGTCCGTTTCATCGGCGGCGGCCGGCGCGATCGCGAGTAGGAGCAAGACCCAGAGCGCGAGGCTCCAACGAATCATCGGAAACCCCTCCCTGCTCTCAGCCTATTTCCACTCTCCTCCCGTGTCAACCAGGACCGTCTCTTTCACCTGTTCCCGTTCCCGGCGATCTTGGATCGCGATCTCGAGGGCGATCTCGATCCGAACGGTTCCGGACCCGGCGTCGAGGCTGATCGGCACGCGGACGACCCGGCGCTCCTCATCGTCCTTGCGGACGCCGGAGGCGGGCGATCCGGTCGAGACCTCCGCCCGGGGAGTCTCTTGCGCGACCGGGGGGCGTTCCGCGGAGCCGGACCGCAAGGCGGTTCCCGGCTCCCGCCGGACCAGGGGGTTTTCTTCTACTCCGCCCTGGGGCGATCGTCCCGGAGAAGCACCGGCGCCGGCGCCCTCCCGTAAGAGCGGATCATCATAGGACTCCACCCGGCCATGCAGCGTAACACGCCCCTCCGGAGCAGGACATTGTTCACCGGTCCGACCTTCCTCCCCCAGAGCCGCGGAATCTCCCTCTCGCCGCACCGGTTTCTCATGGTCCTTCTCCCCCGCGGGCCGTGATCGGCCGTCCGCCGTTCCCCCCGTTTTCGCCCACTGCTCGATCGAAGCGCTGACGCGGACCACCTCGTCCCCCGGTCCGCGCGGGCCTCCCGCTTCCGCGGCGCCCGCGAAGCGCGGATCGGGAAGCTCGCCGGCGGTCTCTTTACCGCCCTGGGACTTCTCCCCCTCCGCCTCGCCGTTTTCCCCGCTCAACGTCCTCTCGAGGCTCTTGAAAAGCGCGTCGATCGCCGCGCGGAACGTCTCCCACACACCGTCTCCTTTCACGGCGACCGCCTCGAAGAACGGCCAACCCCGCGGATTCAGATCCGCGTTCAATTGATCCACCGAAAGCGCGTTCGGCAGGTCTCTTTTGTTGAACTGAAGGATGACCGGGATCTTGGCCGTGGAGAGCTGATATTCCGCCAGGTTCTGTTCCAGGTTCGCCATGCTCTCCCGGTTCGCCTGCCGGAGGGCCGGATCGGAATCGGCCACGAAGATGATGGCGTCGGTCCCCTTGAGGACCAGTTTGCGCGTGGCGTTGTAGTGCACCTGCCCCGGCACGGTGTAAAGCAGGAAACGGGTGTCGAATCCCTTGATCTGTCCCGCGTTCACCGGCAGGAAATCGAAGAAGAGCGTCCGGTCGCTTCGGGTTTTCATGGAGACCATTTTGCCGCGGCGGGTTTCGGGCACCTGCCCGAAGATCTGCTCGAGGTTGGTGGTCTTCCCGGAGAGACCGGGTCCGTAGTAAACGACCTTCGCGTTGATTTCCTTGCCGCTGTAATTGAAAACGACCATGGAGTTTTGCCCCCTTGCCCGGCCCGGCTTGAGATTTGCTCGTGTAGGTACCTATCAGGATCGGCAAGAGCCATGCCACGGACCGGCGGCGGCGGTCCCGAGAAGAAAAGAGCGAACTCCATGCGCTGCAACGGATTACAAACTGGATTCACGAGGCGTTTGGGAACCCCCCGCCGGCCTCGTTTCCCGCTTCGCGAAACGCATGATCGGGCCGTGCATTCTGCGCGACTTCTGGGGTTCTCCCTGGTCTTCCTGGCACTCCTCGGGGCGGCCGTGGGAGGGGAAGGACTCCGAGCCCCGGATCCCCGCGGCGCGACCGTTACGGACCGAGAGGACGCCTTCGGCGGTGATTCCTCCGCCGGGAAGGTGGCCCTCTCTCCCGCCGGTGAGGCGCGCGCGCTCGTCGAGGGGGGACGATCGAGGATCCTGATCCGCTGGAGAGGGAAGCCGGATCACGCGGCGATGGACCGCGCCGGTTTTCTTTTAACCCAATACGTCCCCGGCGGCGCATGGATCACCCGCGTGGATGAGAACGCGGACTGGGAGGCGGTGGAAGGGGCGATCCTGTGGGCCGGCGCGATCCACGGCGAGACGAAAATCGATCCGGCCGTGGCCGAGAGAGGGGCGGGGAAGACCGGCGGCGTGGCGGAGGTCCGCGTGAAGCTGCACGGCGACGTGGGACTCGGCGAGGGGGCGCGTCTCATCCGTCTTCTCGGCGGATCGGTGCGCGGTGCGCGGAGCGTTTTTCACGGCTTCGATGTCGAGGTCCCCTCCGCCGCGCTGGAGGAACTGGCGGGCCGGGACGAGGTGCTCTGGATCGGCGCCCCCCTCCCTCCGCCGGTCCCCGCCAACGACGGCATCCGCGTGAACGGCAACGTGGACTCGGCCCTCGCCGCCCCCTGCGCCCTCACCGGCGCGGGCGCCCGCCCCGGAATCTGGGACGGCGGGCGCGTGGACGCGCACACCGATTTCACCGGCCGGCTGACGGTGGTGGATGCCGCATCGGTTTCGGATCACGCCACCCACGTCGCGGGAACGCTCGGGGGCTCCGGCGCGATGAGCGCCGTCCGGGGAGGGACGTCGCTGCAATGGAAGGGGGTCGCCCCCGCCTGCAGCCTCTTCTCCTACGATTTCTACGGAGACGTCCCTTCCGAGTACGGGTCGGCGATCGCGGTGTACGACATCGACCTCACGAGCAACTCCTGGGTGCTCGACGTGGACGAGGCCGGCTATCACAACTGCTACCTCTACGGCGACTACGACGCCTACGCGCCGGAATTCGACGAGGTGGTGACCGGTGTCTTCGGCAAGAGGATCCCGGTGGTCTGCGCCGCCGGCAACGAGCGAAACGACGGCGACTGTTCCATCGACGCGCGCAGCGGGTACGCCTGCGTCCCGCCGCCGGCGACGGCGAAGAACGTGATCACCGTCGGCGCGATCCACACCAACAACTCCGCCATGACCACCTTCTCCGGATACGGCCCGGTGGACGACGGCCGGATCAAGCCGGATATCGTGGCGGGGGGATGCCAGTCCACATGGGACTATTCGATCCGCTCCACCTGGCCGGGAGACACGTACGGCGCCAATTACTATTGCGGCACGTCGATGGCGACGCCCGCCGTGAGCGGCGCCGTCTGTCTGCTCATCGAGTGCTGGCGGACCGGACGGGGGGACCGTCTGGAAGCCCACGAGGCGTGGGAGCCGGGGAAGGCGGCCGCAGGCGCGGACGCGGATCCCCTCCCATCGACGCTGAAGGCGATCCTCATCGGCACCGCCGATGACCTCGGGAGCCCGGGGCCGGACTACCGGTTCGGTTTCGGCAGGATGAATGTGATGCGCGCGGTGGAGAGAACCTGCGACGGGA containing:
- a CDS encoding tetratricopeptide repeat protein, whose protein sequence is MKTGKRRALLFAVLFAAAALLFAACQQVHEDVMEFEKDGTVDEDTRVTRLMNSGKHYLDSELYSQAEEAYREVVRIQPDNKVAYTNLAFAVRAQERYDEAFELYQRYTAKFPDDADGFARLAAAYADREDYANAAVQIQRAIQVDPEDTRLQTDLAFYYEKEERWEEAQVAYEKALEAEPDNEDIQQKLSAIYNKLGKTDELLASQETLLAKDPENARLMKNVARLRVEMEDFGGAAELYARLADLEPDNANWVRSLAVANLHTGDTLAAAGAYERLIQQDPSSSEAFIRLADLQASDKIKNLSGAIQNVSRGLELNPNNARGWCVWGDILEKQKKYEQAIAKFEKAVTLSDPIWSPYAERQIPRQEQLIEREDALRRKAEYEKLEEYGD
- a CDS encoding tetratricopeptide repeat protein, coding for MVRTARNLAIWILLAIPALAAAVDFDAIETLTSPAQKVDAYEALLGVDADSAEILFKLGNAYYDMQLHDEAIERYRRSLRAAADLPVLVNLTYVLAELNRREEADKAFRDFLAARPLDPLARAFYADFLAESGEIAAEPEERQKETQRAAEEYRRALEIDPRCVEARFGFGVLFARAGIFEEAIREWKRALETDPRHRLASRLRVNISDAERRLGR
- a CDS encoding glycosyltransferase family 4 protein translates to MHVALLHPLGMRGIGRYTHNLANAVAPRVDRCSLLTSSRFELRDLPRAYRWEPLFHLWDVGARDNRSLTPGERLLRPAERITRFLRYDRSYRRATAWVRRERPSVIHTQEILFWWEARHLLRMGTDGTRLVITCHNVEDLGSRAGEEGGDSSWMRRSMDRLYTRAAAVIVHGAANREDFIRLYPEAAEKVWVVPHGCEPPPDPNPEARARGRRRWGVGDDEILAVNFGEVKPYKGLETLIDAAGLLAAGNAPVRIVVAGLPIDPAYGAALEARRAALDAGAGRLTLDFRYIPGDEASDLLRAADLCVLTHRRAYQSGVLALAFTHGLPAVVSDAGALGETVRETGAGVAVPAGDTASFAREILRLASDGSERKRMAAAATRAASGPLSWEESGRRTMEVYKKIL
- a CDS encoding undecaprenyl-diphosphate phosphatase; this translates as MGFAAALILGLIQGLTEFFPVSSSGHLVLGQAVLGVHAEGILMEVLLHVGTALVVLFFYREKVIDLLRPRFDRARNRYRIAIVAGLVPTGFAGVFLKDRIEELFERPGPTTIALAVTGVILLLTRLAPKRERELTYRIAFLIGVAQAIAILPGISRSGATIATALFLGLRRKEAAEFSFLLSVPAILGAALLTARDLGAEAAAGGVLLPALAGTAVAILSGYLALRFLVGIVLAGKIDRFGWYCLAVAAAGAVALTLS
- a CDS encoding geranylgeranylglycerol-phosphate geranylgeranyltransferase, giving the protein MRAAWIIVRPGNLALLAAALLFAWFLAGGGGEARVVVFGIAGAVLLAAGFYVWNDMDDREIDRVNRPERPLASGALSMRAAGGLRILLLACATAAGAVAGPIPLAVFLLWSVFLVAYERVGKGRGLPGNLIVAALGGSALLFGAWLGGDPRAGLYPALFAFFLHLGREIVKDVADREGDGSGRRATLPLRLGDRRAIGVSAAPLAGLVILTPIPFLLGDYNWVYLFVFAVGVDLLLAWGMIRCWIRPDRGNLVRLSRILKGQMIVAMLAILLGSPS
- a CDS encoding tetratricopeptide repeat protein, producing MGFRLFSRKERDKEGGPLLRKLEQEPRNRELLEEVILYFEGERRYERALEYLDRLIDVDPDNVWLRVRAGRLLRKARRFEEAVVRLEEAAAAAADNLDVQLGLVKSLLALGRIDEAERLTLHMVNGNPEVPLCHYALGILRARQERNDDAIEAYRRALELDPEFARAHANLGLLHDRNGDVDLALTHFRRAIRAEPERAEWHLNLGAVYGEKKMIREALAEFQEALRLDPKNVEAHFNIGMIYHDQGSFEEAIREFRIALDAEPDNIKAHYLLGRAYIRRGLYDRARKQMNKVLSLDPDNAKAFYYLGVAENKQENVEDAIAALEHAIAINPGDERPYYVLGIAYDKKGAGDKARQAYRTADRLLQERTLPASAVSDGAAFSGSRLTFLPAELGGSAGEKEPAE
- a CDS encoding S8 family serine peptidase, which produces MHSARLLGFSLVFLALLGAAVGGEGLRAPDPRGATVTDREDAFGGDSSAGKVALSPAGEARALVEGGRSRILIRWRGKPDHAAMDRAGFLLTQYVPGGAWITRVDENADWEAVEGAILWAGAIHGETKIDPAVAERGAGKTGGVAEVRVKLHGDVGLGEGARLIRLLGGSVRGARSVFHGFDVEVPSAALEELAGRDEVLWIGAPLPPPVPANDGIRVNGNVDSALAAPCALTGAGARPGIWDGGRVDAHTDFTGRLTVVDAASVSDHATHVAGTLGGSGAMSAVRGGTSLQWKGVAPACSLFSYDFYGDVPSEYGSAIAVYDIDLTSNSWVLDVDEAGYHNCYLYGDYDAYAPEFDEVVTGVFGKRIPVVCAAGNERNDGDCSIDARSGYACVPPPATAKNVITVGAIHTNNSAMTTFSGYGPVDDGRIKPDIVAGGCQSTWDYSIRSTWPGDTYGANYYCGTSMATPAVSGAVCLLIECWRTGRGDRLEAHEAWEPGKAAAGADADPLPSTLKAILIGTADDLGSPGPDYRFGFGRMNVMRAVERTCDGTIVEDSLTDGSTSDWSFSVPAGFPDIRVTLVWDDPAAVPLADPALVNDLDLVLIPPSGPPCYPWVLDPANPALGASTGEDHLNNVEQVEVSAPVAGVWTARITGTDVPVGVYQKFSLVGIDTLPPAEPDSFETDAAEDSSIGIGWERPAALDYAGALLVRSATAIAWAPVDGEAYAPGQSLGGGAIVVDTGDACATVDSGLAPGTLYYYAAFSYDRAKNYSPASTTERSTTGGCTAVLLGGDVPAALRLHPARPNPFNPTTHLRFDMPRSGRVKLAVYDIAGRLVRTLLDEEVGAGRYEETWNGDDGRGSPAASGVYFARLHALDRVETSKLILVR